From a region of the Ardenticatena maritima genome:
- the mutL gene encoding DNA mismatch repair endonuclease MutL, whose amino-acid sequence MPIQILPPDVANKIAAGEVVERPASVVKELIENALDAGATDIRVEIAKGGQSLIRVADNGCGIPADEVELAFQHHATSKVADADDLFAIQTLGFRGEALPSIAAVSRVTMLTRPREQAAGVELRLEGGRVVARRTAAAPAGTILTVEDLFFNVPARRKFLRTVATETSLIAEIVSHYALAYPDRRFTLISEGRTVLQTAGSGDLKDALLAVYGLDVARHMLILNEPPDPQTGIGVSGAIGGPALHRANRKYIIFFVNGRVVRSPMLTTAIAQAYQGVVPTGRHPFVVLNIHVPPDQIDVNVHPQKLEIKFARSDEVFRVVQRAVRRLLVEEAPVHQFSRTIEVLDEPETPPAPTQPPLSTDEDDMRVQLFTPPPPTGRPTRTAWTPPPPTNRPHTPTPTPPPEAGGTKLPPLRVLGQTMLTYIICEGPDGLYLIDQHTAHERVLLERLRKQRAQQAVPSQRLLQPLTIELTPQQMAVVEEQREALLHLGFDVEPFGGLTVLVRAIPDVLKNRPDPAAALAEVIDGAIHDRSGLSWEDRLVMYAACRGAVKAGDPLTHEEMVDLIRQLEQTDLSRTCAHGRPTVVRLSVEQLEREFGRR is encoded by the coding sequence ATGCCCATTCAGATTCTACCGCCTGATGTCGCCAACAAAATCGCCGCGGGTGAAGTCGTTGAACGCCCCGCGAGTGTGGTCAAAGAACTCATCGAGAACGCGCTGGACGCCGGCGCCACGGATATCCGCGTGGAGATTGCCAAAGGTGGGCAGAGCCTCATCCGCGTGGCGGATAACGGTTGCGGCATTCCCGCCGACGAGGTGGAATTGGCGTTCCAGCACCATGCCACCAGCAAAGTCGCCGACGCCGACGACCTCTTTGCCATTCAGACCCTGGGGTTTCGCGGGGAAGCGTTGCCCAGCATTGCCGCCGTCAGCCGCGTGACGATGCTGACGCGCCCGCGCGAGCAAGCCGCGGGCGTGGAACTGCGCCTCGAAGGGGGGCGGGTGGTGGCGCGGCGCACAGCGGCTGCGCCGGCGGGCACAATCCTCACCGTTGAAGACCTCTTCTTCAACGTGCCGGCGCGGCGCAAATTCTTGCGCACGGTCGCCACCGAAACCAGCCTCATCGCCGAAATCGTCTCGCATTATGCGCTGGCGTACCCCGACCGCCGCTTCACCCTCATCAGCGAGGGGCGGACTGTGTTGCAAACCGCCGGCAGCGGCGACCTCAAAGACGCATTGCTCGCGGTCTATGGGCTGGATGTGGCGCGGCACATGCTCATTCTCAACGAACCGCCCGACCCCCAAACGGGCATTGGCGTCTCCGGGGCGATTGGCGGACCCGCATTGCATCGCGCCAATCGCAAGTACATCATCTTTTTTGTGAATGGGCGCGTCGTGCGTAGCCCCATGTTGACCACCGCCATTGCCCAAGCCTATCAGGGCGTGGTGCCAACCGGGCGGCATCCCTTTGTGGTGCTCAACATTCACGTACCGCCCGACCAGATTGACGTCAATGTGCATCCCCAAAAACTCGAAATCAAATTCGCGCGGAGCGATGAAGTGTTCCGCGTGGTGCAGCGGGCGGTGCGTCGCCTTCTGGTGGAGGAAGCCCCTGTGCATCAGTTTTCACGCACCATCGAAGTGTTGGACGAACCCGAAACGCCGCCGGCTCCCACGCAACCCCCTCTCAGCACCGATGAGGACGATATGCGCGTCCAGTTGTTCACACCGCCCCCACCCACGGGGCGACCTACACGCACAGCATGGACGCCGCCCCCGCCCACGAACAGGCCGCACACCCCCACCCCAACCCCGCCGCCCGAAGCGGGGGGCACAAAGTTGCCGCCGCTGCGCGTGCTGGGGCAAACCATGCTCACCTACATCATCTGCGAAGGACCCGACGGGCTTTATCTGATTGACCAGCATACCGCGCATGAGCGCGTGTTGCTGGAACGTCTGCGCAAACAGCGCGCCCAGCAAGCCGTCCCATCACAACGCCTGTTGCAGCCGCTCACAATCGAATTGACGCCGCAACAAATGGCGGTGGTCGAAGAACAGCGTGAGGCGCTGCTCCACCTGGGGTTTGATGTCGAGCCTTTTGGCGGCTTGACCGTGCTTGTGCGCGCCATTCCCGACGTGCTCAAAAACCGTCCCGACCCAGCCGCGGCGCTGGCGGAAGTCATTGACGGCGCGATTCACGACCGCAGCGGTCTCAGTTGGGAGGACCGGCTGGTGATGTATGCCGCGTGTCGCGGCGCGGTCAAAGCCGGCGACCCGCTGACGCATGAGGAGATGGTGGACCTGATTCGCCAGTTGGAACAGACCGATTTGTCGCGTACCTGTGCGCATGGACGCCCCACCGTTGTGCGCTTGAGCGTTGAGCAACTGGAACGTGAATTTGGTCGCCGTTGA
- a CDS encoding SDR family NAD(P)-dependent oxidoreductase, with the protein MTNRVALLTGATGGVGRVVAETFAAHGYRLALAARHADAVEALADSLAVPTLALTADVTLPEAAAEVVQATKADFGRLDVVVHLVGGYAGGKALPEIEIETWERMLRLNLTSAFLIARAALPLMHEHDFGRLLFVSSLHGHAPGKHVAAYAAAKGGLETLVRAIAADTRGTGITANAVAPGIIDTPANRRAMPNADTSAWVAPERLAAVLLFLASEAAADINGAILPLRGRG; encoded by the coding sequence ATGACGAACCGGGTCGCCTTGCTGACAGGCGCAACCGGCGGTGTGGGGCGCGTGGTTGCGGAAACCTTCGCCGCCCACGGCTATCGCCTGGCGCTGGCGGCGCGCCACGCCGACGCCGTCGAGGCGCTGGCGGATTCGCTCGCCGTGCCCACGCTGGCACTGACCGCCGACGTGACGCTTCCCGAAGCAGCCGCCGAAGTGGTGCAAGCCACCAAAGCGGATTTTGGGCGTTTGGACGTAGTGGTTCACCTGGTGGGCGGCTACGCCGGCGGCAAGGCGCTCCCCGAAATTGAGATCGAGACATGGGAACGCATGTTGCGGCTCAATCTCACCTCGGCGTTTCTGATTGCCCGCGCCGCGCTCCCACTCATGCACGAACACGATTTTGGGCGCTTGCTCTTCGTGAGCAGTCTCCACGGGCACGCGCCCGGCAAGCATGTCGCCGCCTACGCCGCCGCCAAAGGGGGGCTGGAAACGTTGGTGCGTGCGATCGCCGCCGACACACGCGGCACCGGCATCACAGCGAACGCGGTCGCCCCCGGCATCATTGACACCCCCGCCAATCGCCGCGCCATGCCCAACGCCGATACCAGCGCATGGGTGGCGCCGGAGCGTCTGGCGGCTGTCTTGCTGTTTTTGGCGTCCGAAGCCGCCGCCGACATCAACGGCGCTATTCTCCCCTTGCGGGGGCGCGGCTAA
- a CDS encoding heme o synthase — MTQQLKAAPVSDAPPAARPHIGDYWRLTKPTIVVLLLITTIGAMFIAAEGAPPLDLLFWVFIGGSLAAGGANAINSFVDRDIDPLMSRTSQRPLPRNRVPPRHALLFGVGAVAASVLVYGLFVNWLSAGLALLGAIYYAGIYTGYLKRATPHNIVIGGGAGAIPPLVGWAAVHGELDFLAFILFAIIFFWTPPHTWALTLLVQKDYERVGVPMFPVVFGEDETRRQMVLYTIVLVGITLLPVATGDLSLFYGAAALILGGEFLRQTIVLWRSPSKSRANKLYRFSNNYLALLFLAMVLDRVFANGGFLP, encoded by the coding sequence ATGACCCAACAACTGAAAGCCGCCCCCGTCAGTGACGCGCCCCCTGCGGCGCGTCCGCATATCGGCGATTATTGGCGGCTCACCAAACCCACCATCGTTGTCTTGCTGTTGATTACAACCATCGGCGCTATGTTCATTGCCGCCGAAGGCGCCCCGCCGCTCGACCTGCTTTTCTGGGTCTTCATTGGCGGGTCGCTGGCAGCCGGCGGGGCAAACGCCATCAACTCATTTGTTGACCGTGACATTGACCCGTTGATGAGCCGCACCAGCCAGCGCCCACTCCCGCGCAACCGTGTGCCACCACGCCATGCGCTCCTCTTTGGCGTGGGTGCTGTTGCCGCGTCTGTCCTGGTGTACGGCCTGTTTGTGAACTGGCTTTCCGCCGGGTTGGCGCTTTTGGGCGCTATTTACTACGCCGGCATCTACACGGGCTACCTCAAACGCGCAACGCCGCACAATATCGTCATTGGTGGCGGCGCGGGAGCCATCCCCCCACTGGTCGGCTGGGCGGCGGTCCACGGCGAGTTAGACTTTTTGGCGTTCATTCTCTTCGCCATCATCTTTTTCTGGACGCCGCCGCACACATGGGCGCTCACGTTGCTGGTGCAAAAAGATTACGAACGTGTCGGCGTGCCCATGTTTCCGGTCGTTTTCGGCGAAGATGAAACGCGCCGCCAAATGGTGCTCTACACCATCGTACTGGTCGGCATCACGCTCTTGCCGGTGGCGACAGGCGATTTGAGCCTGTTCTACGGTGCGGCAGCCCTCATCCTGGGCGGCGAATTCTTGCGCCAGACGATTGTGCTCTGGCGCTCCCCAAGCAAAAGCCGCGCCAACAAACTCTATCGCTTTTCAAACAACTATCTGGCGTTGCTCTTCCTCGCCATGGTGCTGGACCGCGTTTTTGCGAATGGAGGCTTTTTGCCATGA
- a CDS encoding 2TM domain-containing protein, with translation MRENEYTPEEVQAILKRAVELDDHRERFSRDELLAMARELGLSEEAVLAAEQDVRPTGKAAELAQARQEFIAERRQEFKQHLVAYVCVNAFLFVINLLTAPDFWWFIFPLLGWGMGLAMQAFEVSQTEGPKFEDAFEHWYTRRYVKKRLKRTAVSLIERAVDSLALPSDSTDTHK, from the coding sequence ATGCGTGAGAACGAGTACACCCCCGAGGAAGTGCAGGCCATCTTGAAACGCGCCGTCGAGTTGGACGACCACCGCGAACGCTTTTCGCGCGATGAGTTGCTTGCCATGGCGCGCGAATTGGGGCTTAGCGAAGAAGCCGTGCTCGCCGCGGAGCAAGACGTGCGCCCCACAGGCAAAGCGGCTGAACTGGCGCAGGCGCGTCAGGAATTTATCGCCGAGCGCCGCCAGGAATTCAAGCAGCACCTGGTTGCCTATGTGTGCGTGAATGCGTTTTTGTTTGTTATCAACCTGCTTACTGCGCCTGATTTTTGGTGGTTCATCTTTCCGCTGTTGGGATGGGGAATGGGGCTGGCGATGCAAGCCTTCGAAGTCTCGCAGACAGAGGGTCCCAAATTCGAGGATGCTTTTGAACATTGGTACACCCGCCGCTATGTGAAAAAGCGCCTGAAACGCACAGCCGTTAGCCTGATTGAACGCGCCGTGGATTCGCTGGCGCTCCCTTCGGATTCGACTGACACCCACAAATGA
- a CDS encoding phosphoribosyltransferase: MAVHILQPDQCFFRDRRHAGQVLANALARLVDEPPVVVGIPRGGLVVAAEIARALNGELDFITPRKLGAPGNPELAIGAITERGHIILNDEALAYLSVPPEYIEQEAKRQLAEIQRRNQTYRAVLPHRPLTGRTVIVTDDGVATGSTMRAALESIRLERPARLLLALPVAPYDTFLDLARHCDEAVAVCAPRAFLGGVGAYYQDFHQTSDAEVLAILREFAPPTSQV, from the coding sequence ATGGCGGTACATATCTTGCAACCCGACCAATGCTTCTTTCGCGACCGACGCCATGCCGGGCAGGTATTGGCGAACGCACTGGCGCGCCTGGTGGATGAGCCGCCCGTGGTGGTAGGCATTCCGCGCGGCGGCTTGGTGGTTGCCGCTGAAATTGCCCGCGCCCTGAACGGCGAGTTGGATTTTATCACCCCACGCAAATTGGGCGCGCCGGGCAATCCCGAACTGGCGATTGGGGCGATCACGGAGCGCGGGCATATCATCCTCAATGACGAAGCCCTGGCTTACCTGAGCGTCCCGCCCGAGTACATCGAGCAAGAAGCCAAACGCCAACTGGCGGAAATTCAGCGCCGCAACCAAACGTACCGTGCGGTCTTGCCGCACCGCCCGCTCACAGGGCGCACCGTCATCGTCACCGATGATGGCGTGGCGACCGGCAGCACCATGCGCGCGGCGCTCGAAAGCATTCGCCTGGAACGCCCCGCCCGCCTGCTGTTGGCGTTGCCCGTCGCCCCCTACGACACGTTTCTCGACCTGGCGCGGCATTGCGATGAGGCGGTTGCGGTCTGTGCCCCGCGGGCGTTTTTAGGTGGTGTTGGCGCTTACTACCAGGATTTTCACCAGACCAGCGACGCCGAGGTGCTGGCCATTTTGCGTGAATTTGCGCCGCCGACTTCCCAGGTGTAA
- a CDS encoding multiheme c-type cytochrome: MWRTWCTAFGWFAVLLCVCVGGVVWLAQPTPAQPASAALPFFDTGDFAGSGTCEACHNGLVDEAGTPVGIPDDWRATMMANSARDPLWQARVSVEVSRTLAISPTIEATCARCHTPMASAQAAVSGETVALLGDGFLNPDHPLHAAALDGVSCTLCHQIISDTFAAPGDGNFVIDTGTSPPDRLLYGPFDNVLADPMRQMVGFTPVLGEQMEDAALCGTCHNLTTTTVRADGTPTGHQFPEQRTYDEWEASAFGDGVGDDDQSCQACHMPPAEGSVPLASIPNDLPPRAPFHRHTFTGANVFMLRILRDHADTLGVPASVEQMNRAITESLGFLQSETAHLHVQTALVSDTLVLTVTVQNLTGHKFPSGYPSRRAWLHVVVSDTTGAPIFESGAPLPDGRIAGNDADQNAAQFEPHYTLITDTTQVQVYESIMQDADGNVTYTLLRAATYAKDNRLLPRGFDKANAPAEIGVYGAAQSDTDFVGGSDRVVYRLPGNGDALYQVRVALLYQTLAAPFADDVLATETPQSAAWRALYETADRQPVVIAEARGVAARYQTWLPLAVSP; this comes from the coding sequence ATGTGGCGCACATGGTGCACGGCGTTCGGATGGTTCGCCGTGCTTTTGTGTGTGTGCGTGGGGGGCGTTGTCTGGTTGGCACAGCCGACGCCCGCACAACCGGCAAGCGCCGCCTTGCCTTTTTTCGACACAGGTGATTTTGCCGGCTCGGGGACGTGTGAGGCGTGCCACAACGGTTTGGTGGACGAAGCCGGGACGCCTGTCGGTATTCCCGACGATTGGCGGGCAACGATGATGGCCAACTCGGCACGCGACCCCCTCTGGCAAGCGCGTGTGAGCGTCGAAGTCAGCCGCACACTCGCTATCAGCCCCACTATCGAAGCGACATGCGCACGTTGCCACACCCCAATGGCTTCCGCCCAGGCTGCGGTTTCAGGTGAGACGGTCGCTCTGCTGGGGGATGGCTTTCTCAACCCCGATCATCCTTTGCACGCCGCCGCCCTCGACGGCGTTTCATGCACCCTTTGCCACCAAATTATCTCCGATACCTTCGCTGCGCCGGGAGATGGGAATTTTGTCATTGATACGGGCACATCGCCCCCCGACCGCCTGCTCTACGGCCCGTTTGATAACGTGCTTGCCGACCCCATGCGCCAGATGGTGGGGTTTACGCCCGTGTTGGGGGAACAGATGGAAGACGCCGCGCTCTGCGGAACATGCCACAACCTGACAACCACAACCGTGCGTGCTGATGGGACGCCAACCGGTCACCAGTTCCCCGAACAGCGCACCTACGACGAATGGGAAGCCAGCGCCTTTGGCGACGGTGTTGGGGATGATGACCAATCGTGCCAGGCGTGCCACATGCCCCCCGCCGAAGGCAGCGTGCCGCTCGCCTCTATCCCCAACGACCTGCCGCCGCGCGCCCCCTTCCACCGCCACACATTCACCGGCGCCAACGTCTTTATGCTGCGCATCTTGCGCGACCACGCCGACACGCTTGGTGTGCCCGCCAGTGTGGAGCAGATGAACCGCGCCATTACGGAGAGCCTTGGCTTTTTGCAAAGCGAAACCGCACACCTGCATGTGCAGACTGCGCTGGTGAGCGATACTCTTGTGCTGACCGTCACCGTGCAAAACCTGACGGGGCATAAGTTCCCCAGCGGCTACCCCAGCCGCCGCGCGTGGTTGCACGTGGTGGTGAGCGATACCACCGGCGCGCCGATATTCGAGTCGGGTGCGCCATTGCCGGATGGACGCATTGCCGGCAACGATGCCGACCAGAACGCCGCCCAATTCGAGCCGCATTACACGCTCATTACCGACACCACGCAGGTGCAGGTATACGAATCCATCATGCAGGACGCCGACGGCAACGTCACCTACACGCTTTTGCGCGCCGCGACATACGCGAAGGATAACCGCCTCTTGCCGAGGGGGTTTGATAAGGCGAACGCCCCTGCCGAGATTGGCGTCTATGGCGCGGCGCAAAGCGACACGGATTTTGTGGGGGGAAGCGATAGAGTGGTGTACCGTCTGCCGGGGAATGGTGATGCGCTCTATCAGGTGCGCGTCGCCTTGCTCTATCAGACGCTTGCCGCGCCCTTTGCCGATGACGTGCTGGCAACAGAAACGCCCCAGAGCGCGGCGTGGCGCGCATTGTACGAAACCGCCGACCGCCAGCCTGTTGTGATTGCTGAGGCGCGGGGCGTTGCCGCGCGCTATCAGACGTGGCTTCCTTTGGCGGTTTCACCGTAG